A region from the Mustela erminea isolate mMusErm1 chromosome 2, mMusErm1.Pri, whole genome shotgun sequence genome encodes:
- the MEPE gene encoding matrix extracellular phosphoglycoprotein, with protein MQIVCLGLLLFSVTWAAPTFLPQTEKTKEDCVEEQRITYKGHHEKHGYYIFKYVYTSSGRKNQSDIKQEEKNKDNIALQNFGKRRNQEPAPKENIAQEREKNSSILGANENYQSNKTETLFENRQKTNEDDSINNQGNAHSDLKMSIYPESTGNNGAEDEDNVVNKFRNQEEYGATLIRNNLQYIMEPRTVTELLAEENKENKPKNVLSKIPASMNYVKVSSKDRKNYQRDSQAQNIPVKSKSTYHTQHNIDYPKQLPKVKKIPSDFEGSGYPDLQERGDNDLSPFSGDGQPFKDISGKGEPIGPDLKGVDIQTEFSGPTEANTISPDARGPGYNEIPEKEESGRSTIGTRDETRKVASTADVSVVEGSNDIIGSTNFKELPGKEGNRVDANSQNAHQGKIEFHYPHPHLPSQEKKKEGSRDVAESTNYNEIPKNGKGGSRKDMEHSNRNQVISIEKQRFPNKGKSRGQLAPSHDLDNEIKNEIGSHNGLSRKNHYVPHRQNSTRNKGMSQRKGSWGYRKPNSRRRFSPPRKHDSSESSDSGSSSESDGD; from the exons ATGCAAATTGTCTGTTTGGGACTGCTTCTTTTCAGCGTGACCTGGGCAGCACCA ACATTTCTGCCACAAACTGAGAAAACTAAGGAAGACTGTGTGGAAGAACAGAGG ATAACGTACAAAGGCCACCATGAGAAACAcgggtattatatttttaagtatgtttacACATCATCTGGGAGGAAAAATCAAAGTGACATAAAG caggaagaaaaaaataaagacaacattGCTCTTCAAAATTTtggtaaaagaagaaatcaagagccAGCACCTAAAGAAAACATTgcccaggaaagagagaaaaactctTCCATTCTTGGAGCCAATGAAAATTACCAAAGTAACAAAACCGAAACTCTTTTTGAgaacagacagaaaacaaatgaagatgaTAGTATTAATAACCAAGGAAATGCCCACAGTGACCTAAAGATGTCCATTTATCCTGAATCCACTGGGAATAACGGGGCTGAGGATGAAGACAATGTTGTGAACAAATTCCGTAACCAAGAAGAATATGGTGCAACTCTCATCAGAAATAATTTGCAGTATATAATGGAGCCAAGGACTGTGACTGAACTCTTggcagaggaaaacaaagagaacaaaccCAAGAATGTTCTAAGCAAAATCCCAGCAAGTATGAACTATGTTAAAGTCTCCTCAAAAGATAGAAAGAATTATCAAAGAGATTCCCAAGCCCAGAATATTCCAGTTAAAAGCAAAAGCACCTACCACACCCAACACAACATTGACTATCCAAAACAGCTCCCGAAAGTCAAAAAAATCCCCAGTGATTTTGAAGGCAGTGGTTACCCAGATCTTCAAGAAAGGGGCGACaatgatctctctcctttcagTGGCGATGGTCAACCTTTCAAGGACATTTCTGGTAAAGGAGAACCTATTGGTCCGGACTTAAAAGGTGTAGATATTCAAACAGAGTTTTCTGGCCCAACTGAAGCCAATACCATCAGTCCTGATGCAAGAGGGCCAGGTTATAATGAGattccagagaaagaagaaagtggcaGAAGTACCATTGGAACCAGGGATGAAACAAGAAAAGTGGCGAGCACTGCTGATGTAAGTGTAGTGGAAGGCAGCAATGATATCATAGGTAGCACCAACTTTAAGGAACTCcctggaaaagaaggaaacagagtaGATGCCAACAGCCAAAATGCTCACCAAGGGAAAATAGAGTTTCATTACCCTCATCCTCATCTACCctcacaagagaaaaagaaagaaggcagtaGGGATGTTGCTGAAAGTACTAATTATAATGAAATTCCAAAAAATGGCAAAGGTGGTAGCCGAAAAGATATGGAGCATTCTAATAGGAATCAAGTAATCTcaattgaaaaacaaagatttccCAATAAGGGCAAAAGTCGGGGCCAGCTTGCTCCTTCTCATGATCTtgataatgaaattaaaaatgaaataggttCCCATAATGGCCTCAGCAGAAAAAATCATTATGTACCCCACAGACAAAATTCTACACGGAATAAGGGCATGTCACAAAGGAAAGGCTCCTGGGGTTACAGAAAACCCAATTCCAGGAGAAGGTTTAGCCCCCCTAGAAAGCATGACAGTAGTGAATCATCTGACAGTGGCAGTTCCAGTGAGAGTGATGGTGATTAG